The genomic segment CGCGACACCTTGAATTACCTGCTGAATCGGCTGTCTACCCAGATTGGACGCGCCGAAGCGATTGTCACCATTCATGGAGGTATCCGGCGTGAAGACCGCCGTGATGTGGAAGACCGCTTTCGCAATGATCCTGACGTGTTGATCCTTCTGGCGACGGATGCGGCGGGCGAGGGCATCAACCTGCAACGCGCACACCTAATGGTCAACTACGATTTGCCCTGGAATCCGAACCGCCTTGAGCAGCGTTTTGGGCGTATTCACCGCATTGGACAGGCCGAGGTTTGCCATCTGTGGAATCTCGTTGCTGGCGAAACCCGCGAGGGCGCGGTTTACCAACGTTTGCTCAAGAAGTTGGAGGCTGAACGTCATGCGCTGGATGGGCAGGTCTTTGACGTACTGGGGAAGCTGTTTCAGGAGACACCGCTGCGAAAATTGCTGGTGGATGCGGTGCGCTATGGCGACGATCCAGCGGTTCGCGCCCGTTTAGAACAGGCGGTAGATAACGCCACAGACCGTGAACGGGTACGCGATCTGCTGGAACACCAATCGCTGGTGACGAACAGTATGGATGTCAGCCAAGTTATGCGCATCCGCGAAGAGATGGAACGGGCAGCAGCTCGCCGCTTGCAGCCGTTCTACATCAAAGCCTATTTCTTACAGGCATTTGAATACTTTGGCGGCACGATCCATGAGCGCGAAAGCGGGCGTTACACGATTAACAATGTGCCCGCCATCATCCGCAACCATGCGAAGGAACGCGGATTCGGCGCTGTTTTGCCCAAATATGAGCGCATCTGTTTTGAGAAAGCGTTGATTCATCTGCCGGACAAGCTACCAGCGACCTTTGTCTGTCCCGGGCACCCGCTGCTCGATGCGACGATCAGCCTGATGCTGGTACGCGAACGAGACACCCTCAAACATGGCGGGATATTGGTCGATGAAACCGACCCCGGTCAGACGCTGCGCATCCTGTTCTACTTGGAGCAGGCAATTCAGGATGCCACGCCGATGAAGTCCGGTGAACAGCGCACCATCTCCCGCGAAGTCCATTTTGTGGAGATTGACAGCGCGGGTAACGTGCGCGAAGCCGGAGGCGCACCGTATTTGGACTATCGCCCATCTACGCCTGATGAAATGGCGCAGATTAGGCATCTGCTCGACCACGATTGGTTGAAGGGTGAGAACCTCGAACGCCGTGCGGCAGATTATGCTGTCGAACATCTCGTCCCGCCCCATCTGAAACGGGTACAAGCGCGGCGACTTGAACTGATCGACAAAACCGAGGCGGCGGTGCGGGAACGCCTGACGAAAGAAATCAACTATTGGGATGCGCGTACTAATGAACTCCGCGCCCAAGAGCAAGCGGGAAAAATGAATGCCAGAGTGAACAGCGCACGCGCTCAGGAACGGGCAGAACGGCTGGCGGAGCGCCTGGAACAGCGTAAGATGCAGCTTGCACAGGAGCGCCAGATTTCCGCCGCGCGGCCCATCGTCGTCGGTGGGGCATTGATTATCCCGATTGGCTTGCTGCTGGGTGAGAACACACCGCCGGAAATTCTTGATCGCCGCATCACCGAGCAAATCGCCATGCGTGCCGTGATGGACGCCGAAGTTGCGCTGGGAAATCATCCCCGTGATGTGAGCGCCCAGAATCTTGGCTATGACATCGAAAGCCGTGACGGGCAGACCGGACGGCTCCGATTCATCGAAGTAAAAGGGCGACGCGCCGGTGCAGAGACCGTCACCCTCACGTATAATGAATTGTATCGAGCGTTGAACAGTCCCGAAGCCTTCATACTGGCGCTGGTGGAGGTTGAATCCGTAGGGGCAACACGTGAGTTGCCCGCAGGCAAACAGCCGCGATATGTGCGAAACTATCCGTTCCGCGAACCCGATCCGCTGGCATTCAGCGTCAATTTCAATCTCAGAGAACTGCTGAGTATGAGTGAGGAGCCGAACTGATGGCAACTATTGCGAACATGACATTCGATGACTTGAAGCAGCTTATTCTCGATCTGATGGAGGAGCGTCGCTTAAGCTATTTATTTGGCGATTTCGATATGGACGAAAGTGATCTCGCTATTGAGGATGAGCCGGACAACCGCACTCTGGAAGAAGTGTTTGCTTCGGTAGAACAAAACCGCTGGACACCACCAGCCGGATCGCCAACGCCGACGGAAATGCTGCGCCAGAACCGGGATGAACACTGATGCTCTATATCGTGGATGCCAGCGTCGTCGCTGAATTTCTCATCACCGGACCGCACACCCCAAACGCCCAGGCGTTTTTCAAAGGCGCGCTGAACGGCGATCTCTTCACTGTACCTGAACTGGCGCTGAGTGAATGTACCAACGTCATCTGGCAGGCGGTGCGTTTTCGAGGGATGCCGTCCGCGCAGGCGCTTCAGGCACTACGTGATCTCAAAGCCCTGCCGTTGAAACGCGCGCCGACCAAAGCCGTGTTAGGCACCGCGCTGGCAATTGGATTGAAGCACAACCTGGCGATCTACGACTCGCTGTACATTGCCCTGGCGCTGCGAAGCAAGAATGCTTTCGTGACCCTCGATGCCAAGCAAATCCGTGCAGCTACAGCCGAAGGTGTGACCGTAATCCCCATCACGAATTTCAAGTAGAGAAAACCTATGACCCCCCGCAAAAAACTGATCGAGGTGGCGCTGCCACTGGAAGCCATCAATATCGCTAGCGCCCGCGAAAAATCGATCCGGCACGGACACCCCTCCACGCTGCATCTGTGGTGGGCGCGACGACCTTTAGCCGCTGCTCGTGCGGTGATTTTTGCCTCGCTGGTCGATGATCCTGACGATCCCGGCGCGCTGCCCGCCTTTGTCGATGCCTGCAAAATATTGGACGGCAAAGCGTTCGGCTATGAGAACAAAAATGTCCATGCCAATGGCGATACGCCGCGTATGCGCCTGTTTGACTTCATGGAGCGCTTAGTCCAGTGGGAAAGCACGACGAACGAGGCGATCCTAAACAAAGCCCGCCAGTTGATTCAGATTGCCACCGAAGGCAACCCCCCACCGCTGCTTGATCCCTTTGCTGGCGGTGGCAGTATTCCACTGGAAGCGCAGCGACTCGGTCTCGAAGCACACGCCAGCGACCTGAATCCTGTTGCGGTAATGATTAACAAGGCGCAGATTGAAATCCCCCCACGTTTTGCCAACATGCCGCCGGTGAACCGGCGAGGTCAGGCTGACCTGTTTGCCCCCACCCCTAGCCCCTCCCCCATTGAGAGGGAGGGGAATGATCGGTGGGAGATTTCGCCGGAATTGGAACGGCGTATGCAAGCAGTGGCGCGTGAACTTAGGAAGAACCCAACCCGCGCTGAAAAACGACTGTGGGAAGCCATTCGGAAAAATCAGATAGATGGGCGTAAATTCCGGCGGCAGGTTGCCATCGGCGCATTTGTCATGGATTTTTATTGCTCTTCGGAGCGCCTCGCTGTCGAGGTTGATGGTCCCATTCATGATAACCAGCAGGAAGCGGATAGGGTGCGTCAGGAATTGATCGAATCCCTTGGCATTCGTTTTGTGCGCCTGACCAACGACGAGATAGAGCGCAACTTGCAAGCGTCTGTCGCCAAAATCCGCGCGGCGTTCTTCCCCCACCCTCAATCCCTCCCCCACCCTCAATCCCTCCCCCAAAATGAGGGAGGGAAGCCTAATCTCCCCTCCCCCCCTGTGGAGTTTCTCCCCTCCCTCCCTGGGGGGGAGGGGTCGGGGGTGGGGGGGCAAGACACCACCTATCGCGGCGCAGCCGGACTCGCCGCCGATGTGCGTTATTACGGTGAATGGATGCGCGAAAGGGCATGGGAAAGAATTGGGCATCTGTACCCGACGCATAACGGCGAAACGGTGATCGCGTGGCTGTGGGCGCGGACGGTGAAATGTCCAAATCCGGCATGTGGCGCACAAATGCCTTTAGTAAGCACATTCGAACTGAGCAAGAAACCAAAACGAAAAGCATGGATTGAACCCGTCATCGATAAAGTTACAAAAACAGTTCAGTTTAATGTTCGGATGGGTGAAGGAAAAGCTCCAGAGGCATCTAAAGTTGGGCGCGGCGCAAAATTTCGATGTCTTGTCTGTGGTGAAACTGCGCCAGATCAGCATATCAAAGATGAAGGTATGGCAAATCGCACGGGTAGTCAATTGATGGCAGTTGTTACTGAGGGCACAAATGGACGTAATTATTACAGTCCAACGCCTCAACAAGAGGCAATTGCAAATCAAGCGCAACCCCAAGATTATCCAACGGCAGCATTACCTTACGAGCCGCGTGCAATCTGGTGCACCCTCTATGGATTAGACACATTTGACAAACTCTTCACCCCGCGCCAACTCGTCGCTTTGACCACCTTCAGCGATCTTGTGCATGAGGCACGCGCCCAAGTCCACGCCGATGCGCTTGCCGCCGGACTGCCGGACGACGGCATCCCCCTGCGCGACGGTGGGCGCGGCGCGCTGGCATATGCGGAGGCGGTTGGGGTGTATTTGGCGTTTGCGGTGGATAGAAGCGTAAATTACGGGTCTGCCGTTTGCTCATGGGATAATAGTCCCAAGATGGAAGGGGTACGAAACACTTTTGCTCGTCAGGCAATTCCAATGATATGGGATTTCGCAGAGGGCAACCCTTTCAGCGCATCCAGTGGAAATTATCTAAATAACGTTAATTGGGTGGCAAATGCAATAACCTTTCTCTCGTGTGTTATGGGTGGCAGAGTACGGCAGGTAGATGCATCCCATTTGACTTCTGACATTAAAGTTCTTTCCACCGATCCACCCTATTATGACAACATCGGTTACGCGGACTTATCCGATTTTTTCTATGTGTGGATGCGTAAAGCCCTGAAAGATACCTATCCCGACCTGTTCAGCACGATGCTTGTCCCCAAAGCGCCGGAACTGATCGCCAGTCCCTACCGTCACGGCGGGAGCAAAGAGGCGGCAAACGCCCATTTTGAAGGCGGGATGCTCCAGACGTTCTCCAATATCCGCCGTTTTGCCTCGCCCGCTTATCCGCTGACGGTCTATTACGCCTTCAAACAGCAAAATTCCGAGGCGGCGGACGATGATGATGGTGGGGGCATGGGTCGTAGGGGCATGATGCATCATGCCCCTACGGATACCGATGGCATCCCCGATGACGAGAACGCCAATGACGCCCCGGCGCAACTACAAAGCTCCACCGGCTGGGAGACGATGCTCAGCAGTCTCATTGAGGCGGGCTTTAGCATTGATGGCACATGGCCCATACGAACTGAGTTGAGCAACCGCATGCTTGGTTCAGGGACAAACGTCCTCGCCTCGTCCATCGTCCTTGTTTGCCGCCCGCGCCCAGAGGATGCACCGACCACCAGCCGCCGCGCCTTCCTCGATGCACTGCGCCGTGAGCTGCCCGCCGCGCTTAAAGAGATGCAATCGGGCAACATCGCCCCCGTTGACCTCGCACAAGCGAGCATCGGTCCGGGCATGGCAATTTATTCCCGCTATGCCAAGGTGCTGGAAGCCGATGGTTCACCCATGAGTGTCCGCGCTGCGCTGGGGCTGATTAATCAGGAACTGGATGCCTATCTCGCCGAGCAGGACGGCGAGATTGACGCAGATACACGCTTTGCCGTGTCGTGGTTCGAGCAGTTCGGCTTCAACGAAGGCGAGTTTGGCTTGGCTGATGTGTTGGCGCGGGCGAAAAATACCAGCGTGGCAGGGGTTGAAACGGCGGGCGTCGTGCAATCTGGGCGCGGGAAGGTCAGGCTTATCCATTGGAAAGAGTACGATCCCGGCGCCTATGATCCGCAGTCTGACAAACGGGCGACGGTCTGGGAAGCGACCCACCATCTGATTGAACGGCTGAACAGTCACGGCGAAGAAGGGGCGGCGCGGCTCATGAACCGGATGAATCGGGACGTTCTGGGCGAGGCGCGTAATCTCGCCTATCGGCTGTACAATATTTGCGAACGGAAAGGGTGGGCAGACCATGCGCGGGATTACAACACGTTGGTCATTCAGTGGGTGGGTGTCGCCGAACGTGGGGCGGGGATCCGGCGGGCAGAGGACGCGAATCTCAACACCCACCAAAATACATTATTCGATCTGTAGGGGCATGATGCATCATGCCCCAACGTCGCTGCCGGATCATCCTGCGATAACGGCAATCCACGATGCCCAACCATGTGCATGGGATAATCGTCATGGTGGATATGATGGTGGGGGCATGGCATTGGTGTTGGGGCATGGCATGTTGGGGCATGATGCATCATGCCCCTACGTCGTTGCCGGATCATGCCGCGATAACGGCAATCCGCGATGCCCAATCATATCCAATGGGGTTAATCGATGAATACCAACCATCATCGTCGTTCTATCCGCCTGAAACATTACGATTATGCCCAAAACGGGGCGTATTTCGTCACAATCTGTACGCATGAACGGCGGTGTTTCTTTGGAACAATACGTGATGGGGAAATGATGGTCAATGCATGGGGGCAGATTGTGATCGAGGAATGGGAACAAACGGCGATTTTACGCCCCAATGTGGCATTGGATGCGTTTGTGGTTATGCCCAATCATGTGCATGGGATAATCGTCATGGTGGATGATGGTAGGGGCATGATGCATCATGCCCCTACGGATCATGCCCCTACACAACCGCCCGATCATGCCCCGCCCAAACGTGAATTTTCCAAGCCGATTGCACAATCGTTGTCCACGATTATTGGGACATTCAAAGCGGCCGTCACCCGCCGCATCAACCGTCTGCCAAACGCATCCGGTCATTCCATCTGGCAGCGCAACTATTACGAACACATCATCCGCAATGACGACGACCTGATCCGCATTCGAGAATACATCGAAACGAATCCATCTCGGTGGCAGCAAGACAGCCTGTTTTCAAACTAAGAGGATTTATCATGGCGAAAAGCAATCGTGACCGCATTGGGGACATCATGGACACGCTCAAGGGTGGGCTTGGTCGCTTCGTTGTCGATGAATACCGCAGTGTCTACAAAGACGCCTTTGCCCACGAAATCGATGCGGTGTTGACGACGAGTGCCTATGAACTCCCCCGCAGTGCCTTCAACAGCCTCGACGCGCTGATCGGGCAGCTCGACATTCACAACCTTCTCAAATTAATCTGGCAGCGTTGGAATGATGTTTTTCGCCTAAAACTTGGGCAATCGGAACGTAATTATGTCAGCGAATTGATGACAGCCCGCAACGACTGGGCGCACCAAAAAGCCTTTGACAACGACACCGCCTACCGCATTGCCGATACAGCCGCTCGGCTGCTTCAAGGGGTTGGCGCCGTGAGAGAGGCAAACCATACCCGCGAAATTGCTACGGAACTGCTGCGCCTTCGTTTTGATGCGGAGGCAAAACAAGCCGTAAGAGCAACGGAGGAAGTCCCCGTGATTCGCACCACACCAGCCGGATTGCGTCCCTGGCGGCTGGTGGTCACACCGCATCCTGATGTTGCCAGCGGGCGCTACATCTTGGCGGATTTCGTTGCCAATATCGCTGATGTGAAAGCAGGAAAGGCCGCCTCTGAATATGGCGATCCGCACGAGTTCTTTCGCCGCACCTACCTCACCGAAGGGCTGCTATCACTGCTGGTGGCAGCCGTCCGGCGCTTGAGCGGTCAGGGCGGCGATCCAGTCGTGCAGCTTCAAACGGCATTCGGCGGCGGTAAAACGCACAGCCTGTTAGCGCTCTACCACCTGTTTAGCGGTGCCATTGGGTTTTCCGAAATCCCGGGCGGTGAACACATTCTCAAAGAGGTGGGACAGATTGACGACAGAATCACGGCGAATCGCGTTGTCATTGTGGGGACGGCATTCAGTGCGACAGAACCGCGTGTCTATGCGGACGTAACCACCCATACGATGTGGGGCGATATTGCCTATCAATTGGGCGGCGCAAACGCCTACAAAGTGATTGAAAATGCCGATCTGACCGCCGTTGCCCCTGGCTCCGATACGTTGGTCACACTGCTGGAGGATTACGGACCGGCGCTGATCATGATCGATGAGTTGGTCGCCTTTGCCCGTAATTTACCGCTCACCACAGCAGAGCGCATCGCGGCAGGTACATTCGACTCCACGATGACCTTTTTTCAGAATCTCACCGAAGCGGTCAAACGGTCTAGCGATTCGATGCTGCTGGTGTCCATTCCCGAATCTGAAAATGAGATCGGCGGTGAACTGGGCAAACAGGCGCTGGACACCCTTGCCAAAACGATTGGACGGATGGAGTCTATCTGGAAACCAGTGACGGCAATCGAGAGCTTTGAGATTGTGCGCCGCCGCCTGTTCACGACTGAGATCGACTATCCGGCACGCGATGCGGTGGTCAATGC from the Anaerolineales bacterium genome contains:
- a CDS encoding DUF3883 domain-containing protein, with the protein product MAQLEQLQRSIQVNGIVPQQTVTLIDVEWSGLNAVTVVYRRSDGKVGDTLLYRENEAELEIVQAERLWAFDVDGARLRLVSEAYRIHLAHLFDPILAVHTSLIEPLPHQITAVYDEMLTRQPLRFLLADDPGAGKTIMAGLLVRELVVRGDVRRCLICTPGSLTEQWQDELWAKFQLDFTIMTRDMAETSRSGNPFADHDLVIVRLDQLSRSDELQARLQQTDWDLVICDEAHKMSASFFGGDLKETKRYRLGKLLGKVTRHFLLMTATPHNGKEEDFQLFLALLDADRFEGRFRDGVHQVDASDLMRRMVKEKLLKFDGKPLFPERKAYTVNYTLSPEEDVLYEAVTEYVRQEFNRAEQLENDGRKGTVGFALTILQRRLASSPEAIYQSLKRRRERLEKRLKEIQLTRQQIVTNESVYDADYWDDFEDAPDAEIEALEAELIDSATAARTVEELETEIISLRDLETQALRVRRSGHDRKWNELLKLLQDTPEMQRLQGGQRKLVIFTEHRDTLNYLLNRLSTQIGRAEAIVTIHGGIRREDRRDVEDRFRNDPDVLILLATDAAGEGINLQRAHLMVNYDLPWNPNRLEQRFGRIHRIGQAEVCHLWNLVAGETREGAVYQRLLKKLEAERHALDGQVFDVLGKLFQETPLRKLLVDAVRYGDDPAVRARLEQAVDNATDRERVRDLLEHQSLVTNSMDVSQVMRIREEMERAAARRLQPFYIKAYFLQAFEYFGGTIHERESGRYTINNVPAIIRNHAKERGFGAVLPKYERICFEKALIHLPDKLPATFVCPGHPLLDATISLMLVRERDTLKHGGILVDETDPGQTLRILFYLEQAIQDATPMKSGEQRTISREVHFVEIDSAGNVREAGGAPYLDYRPSTPDEMAQIRHLLDHDWLKGENLERRAADYAVEHLVPPHLKRVQARRLELIDKTEAAVRERLTKEINYWDARTNELRAQEQAGKMNARVNSARAQERAERLAERLEQRKMQLAQERQISAARPIVVGGALIIPIGLLLGENTPPEILDRRITEQIAMRAVMDAEVALGNHPRDVSAQNLGYDIESRDGQTGRLRFIEVKGRRAGAETVTLTYNELYRALNSPEAFILALVEVESVGATRELPAGKQPRYVRNYPFREPDPLAFSVNFNLRELLSMSEEPN
- a CDS encoding type II toxin-antitoxin system VapC family toxin, which codes for MLYIVDASVVAEFLITGPHTPNAQAFFKGALNGDLFTVPELALSECTNVIWQAVRFRGMPSAQALQALRDLKALPLKRAPTKAVLGTALAIGLKHNLAIYDSLYIALALRSKNAFVTLDAKQIRAATAEGVTVIPITNFK
- a CDS encoding transposase, which encodes MNTNHHRRSIRLKHYDYAQNGAYFVTICTHERRCFFGTIRDGEMMVNAWGQIVIEEWEQTAILRPNVALDAFVVMPNHVHGIIVMVDDGRGMMHHAPTDHAPTQPPDHAPPKREFSKPIAQSLSTIIGTFKAAVTRRINRLPNASGHSIWQRNYYEHIIRNDDDLIRIREYIETNPSRWQQDSLFSN